The Setaria italica strain Yugu1 chromosome IX, Setaria_italica_v2.0, whole genome shotgun sequence genome has a window encoding:
- the LOC101784337 gene encoding uncharacterized protein LOC101784337: MAAIPAEAPAPGPPPPSVHQPQRRRRPCVLLSFSAARDRFLRSRFLSAGLRPFSVRLPSPAGTSTVVHLWAPPRPVRRPVLLLHGFGASATWQWAPYLRSLLAAGLDPIVPDLLFFGASWSTLPDRSETFQARTIKAAMDGMGVRRFAVVGVSYGGFVGYRMAAMYPEAVERVVLVSSGVCLEEKDLAAGLFPVADVGEAAELLVPRRPAEVRRLVKLTFVRPPPVMPSIFLKDYINVMGSDHIQEKTELLHVLINDRKLSDLPKIRQPTLIIWGEQDQVFPMELAHRLERHLGDNSRLVVVKNAGHAANIEKSKEVCKSIVEYFQEQDSSASTGGRRCSCTDCGKF, translated from the exons ATGGCTGCTATCCCGGCtgaggcgccggcgccggggccgccaCCTCCGTCCGTGCAccagccgcagcggcggcggcggccgtgcgtCCTCCTCAGCTTCTCGGCCGCGCGCGACCGCTTCCTCCGGAGCCGGTTCCTCTCCGCGGGCCTGCGCCCCTTCTCCGTccgcctcccctcgccggccggcaccaGCACCGTCGTCCACCTCTGGGCGCCCCCGCGCCCGGTGCGGCGCCCCGTGCTCCTCCTCCACGGCTTCGGCGCCTCCGCCACCTGGCAGTGGGCCCCCTACCTCCgcagcctcctcgccgccggcctcgaccCCATCGTCCCGGACCTCCTCTTCTTCGGCGCCTCCTGGTCCACGCTCCCCGACCGCTCCGAGACCTTCCAGGCCAGGACCATCAAGGCTGCCATGGACGGCATGGGCGTCCGGCGGTTCGCGGTGGTCGGCGTCAGCTACGGCGGCTTCGTCGGGTACCGGATGGCGGCCATGTACCCGGAGGCCGTGGAGCGGGTGGTGCTGGTGTCTTCGGGGGTGTGCCTGGAGGAGAAAGACCTCGCCGCCGGTCTGTTCCCCGTCGCCGACGTTGGGGAGGCGGCCGAGCTGCTCGTGCCCCGGCGACCGGCGGAGGTGCGGCGGCTCGTGAAGCTCACCTtcgtccggccgccgcccgtcaTGCCCTCCATCTTCCTCAAGGATTACATCAAC GTGATGGGCTCGGATCATATTCAGGAGAAGACGGAGCTTCTGCATGTTCTCATCAACGATAGGAAACTGTCAGATCTTCCAAAGATAAGACAG CCAACGTTGATAATCTGGGGGGAGCAGGATCAGGTTTTTCCGATGGAGCTGGCGCATAGGTTGGAGAG ACATCTTGGGGATAATTCTAGATTAGTAGTGGTGAAAAACGCTGGGCATGCGGCCAATATAGAGAAGTCCAAAGAGGTGTGCAAGAGCATCGTTGAATATTTTCAGGAACAGGATTCAAGTGCTTCAACGGGGGGAAG GAGGTGCAGCTGTACTGATTGCGGGAAATTCTGA
- the LOC101778252 gene encoding metacaspase-1: MNFGGRAPATIRCKYCSACLTVVHGESAIQCAQCCGVTRLRRSFLRRDAHPGLHSAAPPAGLFPCSRGKKRAVLIGITYAGMRRGCGELRGPVNDVKCMRHLLCQRFGFPSECVIMLTDDQRDPFRLPTKDNIRMAMRWLVQGCSFGDSLVFHFSGLGAQVADDDCDEVDGYDEAICPMDSFQRGPILDDEINETIVRPLVHGARLHAVVDACHSAGVLDLPFFCRTSRSGNWQWEDHRPPSGACKGTSGGQAVLFSGYSDGKSKFSVTPEAFASVGAMTHSFVKAVECEPRGVTYGRLLSSMKAIMTNGDGSCNLQVPIGAPVSKVANFSGVQEPNLSSSEMFDIYRKPFVL; this comes from the exons ATGAACTTCGGCGGAAGGGCCCCGGCGACGATCCGCTGCAAGTACTGCAGCGCGTGCCTCACCGTGGTCCACGGAGAGAGCGCCATCCAGTGCGCGCAATGCTGCGGCGTGACGCGCCTCCGGCGGTCCTTCCTGCGGCGTGACGCGCATCCGGGGCTCCATTCCGCGGCACCGCCGGCGGGCTTATTCCCGTGCTCCCGCGGCAAGAAGCGTGCCGTCCTGATCGGCATCACGTACGCCGGCATGCGCCGCGGCTGCGGCGAGCTGCGGGGCCCCGTCAACGACGTCAAGTGCATGAGGCACCTCCTCTGCCAGCGCTTCGGCTTCCCCAGCGAGTGCGTCATCATGCTCACCG ATGACCAGAGGGACCCGTTCCGGCTGCCGACCAAGGACAACATCCGGATGGCGATGCGCTGGCTGGTGCAGGGGTGCAGCTTTGGCGACTCCCTGGTGTTCCACTTCTCCGGCCTCGGCGCGCAGGTGGCCGACGACGACTGCGACGAGGTGGACGGCTACGACGAGGCCATCTGCCCGATGGACTCGTTCCAGAGGGGCCCCATCCTGGACGACGAGATCAACGAGACCATCGTGCGGCCGCTGGTGCACGGCGCCAGGCTCCACGCCGTGGTCGACGCCTGCCACAGCGCCGGCGTCCTCGACCTCCCCTTCTTCTGCCGCACGTCCAGGAGCGGCAACTGGCAGTGGGAGGACCACCGCCCGCCGTCGGGCGCCTGCAAGGGCACCAGCGGCGGCCAGGCCGTGCTCTTCAGCGGCTACAGCGACGGCAAGAGCAAGTTCAGCGTG ACGCCGGAGGCCTTCGCCTCGGTGGGGGCCATGACGCACAGCTTTGTCAAGGCGGTGGAATGTGAGCCGCGCGGGGTCACCTACGGCCGCCTGCTGAGCTCCATGAAGGCCATCATGACCAACGGCGACGGGAGCTGCAACCTGCAGGTCCCTATCGGTGCTCCCGTCAGCAAGGTCGCCAACTTCAGCGGCGTGCAG GAGCCTAACCTGTCCTCTTCAGAGATGTTCGACATCTACCGCAAGCCCTTTGTCCTGTGA